In Nicotiana tabacum cultivar K326 chromosome 10, ASM71507v2, whole genome shotgun sequence, the DNA window TAATTTAATCAAATTGTAGCACAAGGATGGGCCAGAACTATGGCAATTAGAAAGATGAGGAATGTGTGGTTTTAAACTGAAACAACTGAAGCCAATCTTCAAGCAACTAAACTCAACAGAATTTAAAGGAGTTTCAGAGAAGATTACACAAGCCAGAGAAAATCTGAAAGAGATTCAAGAAATAATGCAGAGCCAGTATTCTGATACTCTAGCTGATTAGGAGAAAGAATGCCTACATCAATTGGAGAAGTGGTCATTGATAGAGGAAAGTGCACTGCAACAAAAGTCTAGGGCTACTTAGATTAGACTGGGTGATTCAAACAACAAATATTTCATAGCCATAATGAAGGAAAAGAAAACTCAGAAGCAAATTCTTGAGCTCAACTCCTTAACAGGTGGTAAACTACAAGATCCAAAAACAATCAAAGCTGAATTTGTTGACTTTTATAAATCTTTGATGGGAACAGCAGCATCTAACTTACCAGTTGTCAATAGATTGGTCAGGAGGAATGGTCCTTGTCTATCACATATGCAACAGAAAGATTTGTGTGCCCAGTGTTACAGAGGCTAAAATCTATGAAGGACTGAATGCAATTGGGGACTGTAAATCACCAGGGACAGATAGTTTCAATGCTTTGTTTTTCGAGAGATCATGGCCCATTATCAAGAAAGATGCATGTGAAGCAGTGAAGGAATTCTTTGATACATGGATCCTAAGGCCATAAATTGCACCACTGTCACTTTTCCCTCAAAAGTTGCCAACCCAGATCGTAAAGGACTATCAACTCATAGCATgttgcacaatattgtaaaagttGATTGCCAAAGTCATAACTGGAAGAATGCAAAAAGTTATGAATCATATCATCACTGACTCATAAGCAGGCTTCAGTCCAGGGAGAAGAATAGCAGACAACATAATATTAGCTCATGAGCTGGTCAAGTCATACAACAGGAAGCATATTTCTCCTAGATGCATGATAAAGGTGGATATATAGAAGGCTTATGATTCTGTAGAATGGGTATACGTAGAGCAGGTTCTTAAGGGACCGGCTTTCCCTGAGAAATTTATAAAATGGATAATGGCTTATGTGACAACAGTTAATTACTCTATCTTATTAAATAGAGAATCAGCAGAGCCTTTTAATGCAGCTAAGGGCTTGAAGCAAGGGGACCCAATGTCACCATTCTTATTTGCTATTGCTATGGAGTATCTGAGTCGACTACTCAAAGGATTGAACCAAGATAAACAATTCAAATATCACCCTTGATGCAGCAAGCTTGGTATCACTCACTTGTGTTTTGCGGATGACCTTTTACTATTTGCTAGAGGAGACCTAGAATCAATGCAAAGGCTCCACCACTATTTCTGGACATTCTCATCTGCATCAAGATTACATGCTAATTTGTCAAAAAGTGCAGTCTATTGTGGGGGCATAGATCCTAGGCAAAAGGCAGCTATCATTCAAGCTCTTGGTTACACAGAGGGGCAATTACCCTTTAAGTACTTAGGGGTTCCACTGGATACTAAAAAGCTATCCATTCTTCAGTGGCCGCCCCTCATTACAAAAATGGTAGCAAAAATAACATCTTGGACAACAAAAAAATTATCCTATGCTGGCAGAGCTTAGTTGGTCCAAATAGTGCTGTTCGAAATACAATCTTATTGGGCTCAGTTGTTTACACTTCCAGTTAAGGTTGTCAAATTAATTGAGGCTTACTGCAGAAGTTACTTATGGTCTGGTGGAAATGTGCTTACCAAAAAATCATTGCTTTCTTGGGAAAAGGTATGTCTCCCTAAATCTGTAAGGGGACTTAACCTTATCAATCTGCAGGTGTGGAATAATGTTGCAATTGCCAAGACCTACTGGGATCTAACTCATAAGCAAGATAAATTGTGGATCAAATGGATCCATGCTTATTATGTTAAGCAGCAAAGGATTGATGATATGAGTATCCCTCATGGTGCAAGTTGGATGATCAGGAAGATTTTTGAAGCTAAATAGATAATCAATCAACTTCACAAGCCACTTGATGAGCAAAAGAGTATTATTAAGCACATATATTTACAATTGATACCAATTCACTCTAAGATGGATTGGAGATGCTTAATATTCCAGAACAATGCTAGACCTAAAGCCATATTTACTATGTGGCTACAGAACCATGGAAGATTGCTAACAAAAGACAGGCTGAAAAAATGGGGTCTCCATATGGATGAGATATGTGTGTTGTGCCAGGCTGATAAGGAAACAAGAGAACACTTGTTTGCAGAATGTTCATATGCCAACAGATTATGGAACAGGTTATCTCAATGGGCTCAAGTCCACTCCATTGTTCCTAACACTTGGATACAGTTCTTCCAGCTCATCATTCATCACTTGAAAGGGAAGACATCTTTAGCAATGCTACTTAAAATGATGTATGCTGAATACATACATGTGCTATGGAGAGAAAGGAATACTCGAATATTTAAGGGTGCAAGTAGAGAACATGAAGCACTGGCAAGGGAGGTTGTGAGCATATATTACTTTGGGGCAGAAAAGAAAGTGAAGGGGCTCATACCACATTTAtacttttgacaaaaaaaaaaataagaagaaaagtaGTCATAGTGTTTTTGATTTGAGTTTATTAGATTATACATGTAT includes these proteins:
- the LOC107802928 gene encoding uncharacterized protein LOC107802928, with translation MAYVTTVNYSILLNRESAEPFNAAKGLKQGDPMSPFLFAIAMEGDLESMQRLHHYFWTFSSASRLHANLSKSAVYCGGIDPRQKAAIIQALGYTEGQLPFKYLGVPLDTKKLSILQWPPLITKMLFTLPVKVVKLIEAYCRSYLWSGGNVLTKKSLLSWEKVWNNVAIAKTYWDLTHKQDKLWIKWIHAYYVKQQRIDDMSIPHGASWMIRKIFEAK
- the LOC107802929 gene encoding uncharacterized protein LOC107802929, whose product is MDWRCLIFQNNARPKAIFTMWLQNHGRLLTKDRLKKWGLHMDEICVLCQADKETREHLFAECSYANRLWNRLSQWAQVHSIVPNTWIQFFQLIIHHLKGKTSLAMLLKMMYAEYIHVLWRERNTRIFKGASREHEALAREENRQRARLTDANSGACLEC